ACCGCCGAGGCCAAGCCGAAACGCGTCACGCGCACCCGCAAGACGAAGGCCGCGGAGCCTGCGACGGGCGAGGAGGCGGGCGAGGCGCCGGCCGAGAAGCCGAAGCGCGTCACCCGCAAGCGCAAGACGAAGGCCGAGCGGGAGGCCGAGGCCGCCGCGCTCGCCGCCGAGGCCGAAGCTGCCGCCGGCACGCCGGAGACCGCAGTCGGGGCCGCGGCGGATGCCGCCGCACCGCTCGGTGCGCCCGAAGCCGGGATCAGCGCCGGCAGCGAGGATGTGCCCCATGCCGGGACCGGCGCAGAGGCCGCCGCGGAGGATGGCGCCGAGGCGCTGCCCGCCGCCGGGGAGGCACCGCAGGAGGTGCCTGCCGCGCAGGCCGGCGAAGCGTCGGAACCGGCGCAGGAGCGTTCCGCGGAGGAACCGGCCGGGGAGGCTGCGGAGACCGCTGCGAAGGAGCCCGAGATGGCCGAGGCCGAGGGCGCCGGGGACGAGGCGGAGGACGGCAAGCCGAAGCGCCGCGGCTGGTGGAACGTCGCGCGCTGAGCCGCGGCTTGCGCAAGTGAACAAAGGAACGGCCGGAGCGATCCGGCCGTTTTCTTGTGCCGGGCCGGGGCGGGCGGCGACGGGCGCAACAGGAAAGTGAGCGGCTGCGACACATGCGGCGCTTTCCCGCCGCCGCCGCCTGTGGCATCACCGTCGCATGTTCGGAATCGACCTCTTCGACGCGACCCTCCTGCCGGCGATGCTCGTGGCGCTCGCCGCGGGCACGGTGTCGTTTCTCAGCCCCTGCGTGCTGCCCATCGTGCCGCCCTATCTCGCCTATATGTCGGGCATCTCCATGGGGGAACTCACCGACGGCGGGCGCGGGTCGCGCAAGGCGGTGCTGCCGGCGCTGCTCTTCGTGCTCGGCCTGTCGACGGTCTTCCTCTTCATGGGCTTCACCGCCTCCGCCTTCGGCATGTTCTTCCTGAAGAACCAGGTGCTTTTCGCGCGGATCTCGGGTGTCGTCATCATCCTGCTCGGGCTCCATTTCCTGTCGGTCTTCCGCATTCCGATCCTCGACCGCGAGGCGCGGATCGACGCGGGCGACCAGGGCGGCTCGGCCTTCGGCGCCTATGTGCTGGGGCTCGCCTTCGCCTTCGGCTGGACGCCCTGCATCGGGCCGCAGCTCGGCGCGATCCTGTCCATGGCGGCCTCCGAGGGCTCCGTCTCGCGCGGGACGACGCTGCTGGCGATCTATGCGATCGGGCTGGGGCTGCCGTTCCTGCTGTCGGCCATCTTCATCACCCGCGCGGTCGGCGTAATGAACCGGCTGAAGCGCCACATGGGCCTGATCGAGAAGATCATGGGCGGGCTGTTGCTGTTCGTCGGGCTGCTGATGGTGACCGGCGCCTTCTCGCGCCTGTCCTACTGGCTGCTCGAGACCTTTCCGGGACTTGCCAGCCTCGGTTGAATTAAGCCTTAATTTCACCATGGTGCCGCGCTAAGCTGCCCCGAAAGACGACAGGGGATCCTCATGGACGGGCAGGACGCAGCTCGGGTCAGGCGACGGCGGGTGTTCTACATTCCCGGATACGATCCGGTGCCGCCGCGCCGTTATCGCGAACTCTATCGCAAGGAAGGGGCGGAACAGGCGCGGATCTCCGGCTATTCGCTCGCCATCGCGCCCAGACAGGGCGGCAATTTCGGCTGGACGGTCGAGGCGGAGATCGACGGCGCGACGACCCGGACGGAGATCGACGTGCTGGTCTGGTCCGACATCGTGCGGGACAGCATGGAGGGCGGCGTCCTGCGCAGCTATCTGGTCCTGATCCGCACCGCCTGGATCTATCTCTCCACCGGCGTGCTGTTCCGGCTGAT
The nucleotide sequence above comes from Celeribacter indicus. Encoded proteins:
- a CDS encoding cytochrome c biogenesis CcdA family protein gives rise to the protein MFGIDLFDATLLPAMLVALAAGTVSFLSPCVLPIVPPYLAYMSGISMGELTDGGRGSRKAVLPALLFVLGLSTVFLFMGFTASAFGMFFLKNQVLFARISGVVIILLGLHFLSVFRIPILDREARIDAGDQGGSAFGAYVLGLAFAFGWTPCIGPQLGAILSMAASEGSVSRGTTLLAIYAIGLGLPFLLSAIFITRAVGVMNRLKRHMGLIEKIMGGLLLFVGLLMVTGAFSRLSYWLLETFPGLASLG